From Bradyrhizobium symbiodeficiens, the proteins below share one genomic window:
- a CDS encoding cupin domain-containing protein has translation MPFSFLHSTHQEPPILIPAIGLDLRVRVPPEMAGGVLTSIETVNAPGYGPPLHRHHETEIFYVLEGRYLFEVDGRRLTAETGDVVTVPGGAAHTFVNITDGPARQFIQIVPGLDAKAFFLGLADVMRDGKLDQAALNAFGKQWHMEFLGPPLKKPAR, from the coding sequence ATGCCATTCAGCTTTCTTCATTCGACGCACCAGGAGCCGCCGATCCTGATTCCCGCGATCGGGCTTGACCTGCGCGTGCGCGTACCACCTGAGATGGCCGGTGGTGTGCTGACGTCGATCGAAACCGTCAACGCGCCAGGGTACGGGCCGCCGCTGCACCGGCACCACGAGACCGAGATTTTCTACGTGCTGGAGGGCCGTTATCTCTTCGAGGTGGATGGCAGGCGGCTTACGGCGGAGACCGGCGACGTGGTGACGGTCCCGGGCGGAGCGGCCCACACCTTCGTCAATATCACTGACGGCCCGGCGCGGCAGTTCATCCAGATCGTTCCCGGCCTTGATGCCAAGGCCTTCTTTCTCGGCCTCGCCGACGTGATGCGCGACGGCAAGCTTGACCAGGCGGCTTTGAATGCCTTCGGTAAGCAATGGCACATGGAGTTTCTCGGCCCGCCCCTGAAAAAGCCAGCGCGATGA
- a CDS encoding rubredoxin, translating to MCLGCGFSYDEALGLPEHGLAPGTRWEDVPSDWVCPDCGTPKDQFEMIVIGYATDGAALAAAA from the coding sequence ATGTGCTTGGGTTGCGGTTTTTCCTACGACGAGGCACTTGGCCTGCCTGAACACGGGCTGGCTCCGGGCACACGGTGGGAAGACGTTCCTTCCGACTGGGTGTGTCCGGACTGCGGAACGCCGAAGGATCAATTCGAAATGATCGTGATCGGCTACGCAACCGACGGCGCGGCTCTGGCTGCTGCTGCATAG
- a CDS encoding helix-turn-helix transcriptional regulator — protein sequence MNAAVATLPAPNRKLPREDHIPANHRQFRPRKGPRNGSRQRNRQERGVADTESELADCVGAIYEAAAAGGDWESVGTRLCRLVDAQGAMLRTGDRGEASRNVMMRFDESEAIYLAYYHPLNPYLIQARRDFAEARTRHLTNVMLGPELVPEQSFLRSEYYNDFARHHARRHLLASLVGVTHAMPFGLFRADDAEPFGEKERRLLQALVPHLQRAVELRARLGQESQASWATRAALDVLPVGVAIVDAGLRIHFMNAASQKDLAHPDAGLRALRSGPYAAGGVYLAAQAKDAAMTLRRLVTSATSGQVGGSMRIVNRDMSSCAVLVSPAPQGLSADEATADGGGLAEKLAMVVVRDLGRVASPPPQMLCEVFGLSRAEADVAVALSGGASAEDVAQQRNVSLPTIRSQIRSILGKSGTENLRDFERSMASLAAIAPRGQDGR from the coding sequence ATGAATGCGGCAGTTGCGACTCTCCCTGCTCCGAATCGCAAGCTTCCTCGCGAAGACCACATTCCGGCGAACCATCGTCAGTTCAGGCCTCGGAAGGGGCCCCGTAATGGTTCTCGGCAACGCAATCGCCAGGAGCGCGGCGTGGCGGATACGGAGAGCGAACTTGCCGATTGCGTCGGCGCCATCTACGAGGCGGCGGCCGCTGGCGGAGACTGGGAGAGTGTCGGCACGCGCCTGTGCCGACTGGTCGATGCTCAGGGCGCGATGCTGCGGACCGGAGACCGCGGCGAGGCCTCGCGAAACGTGATGATGCGGTTCGACGAGAGCGAGGCGATCTATCTCGCCTATTATCATCCGCTGAACCCCTACCTCATTCAGGCGCGTCGCGATTTCGCGGAGGCCCGAACAAGACACCTGACCAATGTCATGCTGGGACCGGAGCTGGTGCCGGAGCAGTCCTTTCTGCGCAGCGAATACTACAACGACTTCGCGCGCCACCACGCGCGACGGCATCTGCTCGCGAGCCTGGTCGGTGTCACTCATGCAATGCCGTTCGGCCTGTTCCGGGCAGACGACGCTGAGCCCTTTGGCGAGAAGGAACGGCGCCTTCTGCAGGCGCTGGTGCCGCATTTGCAGCGCGCGGTGGAGTTGCGTGCCCGCCTTGGTCAGGAGTCCCAAGCCTCCTGGGCGACCCGGGCGGCGCTTGACGTGCTGCCGGTCGGCGTTGCCATAGTCGATGCGGGGCTGCGCATCCATTTCATGAACGCGGCCTCCCAAAAGGATCTAGCCCATCCCGATGCCGGATTGCGCGCCCTGCGATCCGGACCGTATGCGGCGGGCGGCGTCTATCTTGCGGCTCAGGCCAAGGACGCTGCCATGACATTGAGACGCCTCGTCACCTCCGCCACCTCGGGACAAGTCGGCGGTTCGATGCGGATCGTCAATCGCGACATGTCGTCCTGCGCCGTCTTGGTGTCGCCGGCACCGCAAGGCCTTTCGGCCGATGAGGCAACAGCGGACGGAGGCGGCCTCGCCGAAAAGCTCGCCATGGTCGTAGTCCGCGATCTCGGCCGGGTGGCATCGCCCCCGCCTCAAATGCTGTGCGAAGTCTTCGGCTTGAGCCGGGCGGAGGCGGATGTTGCCGTGGCGCTTTCGGGCGGCGCAAGCGCGGAAGACGTGGCGCAGCAGCGCAACGTCTCACTCCCAACCATCCGCAGCCAAATTCGCTCGATCCTCGGCAAGTCGGGCACCGAGAACCTACGCGACTTCGAACGCTCGATGGCGTCGCTCGCGGCGATCGCGCCGCGAGGGCAGGACGGACGATAG
- a CDS encoding UbiD family decarboxylase, translated as MPLTDLRQYIEALRSLGEIQDIDAPVSLNLELGAIIRRCNETGAPAPLFKAFSDHPSGFRILGAPGGASRQLGRELVRVATSLGLPPNSTGQDIVEAIARSLDLPPVDPVAVDDAPCFENVTTGDDVDLNLLPVPLIHHGDGGRYLNTWGCIVARTPDGSWTNWSIARMMLVDGKRMSGIVAPQQHVGMVAKAWADIGKPMPFALALGVEPAIPFICGMPLPDYVNESGRLGALLGRPIKTVRCRTVDLEAPASAEILIEGHLHLDESVQEGPMGEFAGYVPLEPVMRRPVYRVSAISHRDDAILPVVAAGEPVEENHTAWGIPSAAQILHDLRAAGLAVTTAWMPLQAALHWLVVTVPRDWRRRTGIEESKALCEKIGKTIFATKAGAVVPKVIVLNDDVDPTDTDELVWAFATRCHPFLGHANFDHIDAAPLLAYLRTSEKVSGATGKIVYNCLPPDEWGEILPIRASFRHGYPPEIVDRVKQRWGEYGFR; from the coding sequence ATGCCGCTAACTGACCTGCGACAATACATCGAGGCCCTGCGCAGCCTCGGCGAAATCCAGGACATCGACGCCCCAGTATCGCTCAACCTCGAACTAGGCGCCATCATCCGCCGCTGCAACGAGACCGGCGCGCCGGCACCGCTGTTCAAGGCTTTCTCGGACCATCCCTCCGGCTTCCGAATCCTTGGTGCGCCCGGCGGCGCCAGCCGGCAGTTGGGGCGCGAACTGGTGCGCGTCGCGACCTCGCTCGGCCTGCCGCCGAACAGCACAGGACAAGACATCGTCGAGGCCATCGCCCGGAGCCTCGATTTGCCGCCGGTCGATCCGGTCGCCGTCGACGACGCGCCGTGCTTCGAAAACGTGACGACGGGCGACGACGTCGATCTCAATCTCCTGCCGGTGCCCCTCATTCATCACGGTGACGGCGGACGCTACCTCAACACCTGGGGCTGCATCGTCGCACGGACGCCCGACGGCTCATGGACCAACTGGTCGATCGCCCGCATGATGCTGGTCGACGGCAAGCGCATGTCGGGTATCGTCGCCCCGCAACAGCATGTCGGCATGGTCGCGAAGGCATGGGCCGATATCGGCAAGCCGATGCCGTTCGCGCTGGCGCTCGGCGTCGAGCCGGCGATCCCGTTCATTTGCGGCATGCCGCTGCCGGACTATGTCAACGAGAGCGGCCGTCTCGGCGCGCTACTGGGCCGGCCCATCAAGACCGTGCGTTGCCGCACCGTCGATCTCGAAGCGCCGGCGAGCGCGGAGATTCTCATCGAGGGTCATCTGCACCTCGACGAGTCCGTGCAGGAAGGACCGATGGGTGAATTTGCCGGCTACGTGCCGCTGGAGCCGGTCATGCGCCGGCCGGTCTACCGGGTCTCGGCAATCAGCCATCGCGACGACGCCATTCTCCCCGTCGTCGCGGCCGGCGAGCCGGTCGAGGAAAACCACACCGCGTGGGGCATTCCAAGCGCAGCGCAGATCCTGCACGACCTGCGCGCCGCCGGCCTTGCCGTCACCACGGCCTGGATGCCGCTGCAGGCGGCGCTGCACTGGCTGGTGGTGACCGTGCCGCGCGACTGGCGGCGCCGCACCGGCATCGAGGAAAGCAAGGCGCTGTGCGAGAAGATCGGCAAGACGATCTTTGCGACCAAAGCAGGAGCGGTAGTGCCGAAGGTGATCGTGCTCAATGACGACGTCGATCCGACCGATACCGACGAGCTGGTCTGGGCCTTCGCCACGCGCTGCCATCCCTTCCTCGGCCACGCCAATTTCGATCACATCGACGCGGCGCCATTGCTCGCTTACTTGCGCACGAGCGAAAAGGTTTCGGGCGCGACCGGCAAGATCGTCTACAACTGCCTGCCGCCGGACGAATGGGGCGAGATACTGCCGATCCGCGCATCATTTCGTCACGGCTATCCGCCGGAGATCGTCGACCGCGTCAAGCAGCGCTGGGGCGAATACGGCTTCCGTTGA
- a CDS encoding UbiX family flavin prenyltransferase, translated as MHKPLPSTPRRRMIVGISGATGVIYGLRLLQMLRELDIETHLVMTKAGERTLAYETDLKVREVRAAADYHYSDGDIGATIASGSFRTMGMVVAPCSVRSLSAIATGNTDGLLSRAADVCLKERRRVVLLFREAPLHAGHIRSMAAATENGAIVFPPVPAFYDRPQTLDDMVNHTIGRVLDLYDIDAGLVHRWSGRPPERTETASIAATSNNA; from the coding sequence ATGCACAAACCACTTCCCAGCACGCCACGCCGGCGCATGATCGTCGGGATCAGCGGCGCAACCGGCGTCATCTACGGCTTGCGGCTGCTTCAGATGCTGCGCGAGCTCGACATCGAAACGCATCTCGTCATGACCAAGGCGGGCGAACGGACGCTCGCTTACGAGACCGACCTGAAAGTGCGCGAGGTCCGCGCCGCAGCCGACTATCATTATTCGGATGGCGACATCGGTGCGACCATCGCCTCAGGCTCCTTCCGCACCATGGGCATGGTGGTCGCCCCATGCTCGGTGCGCAGCCTGTCCGCAATCGCCACCGGCAATACCGATGGACTCCTGTCGCGCGCAGCCGACGTCTGCCTGAAGGAGCGCCGGCGCGTGGTGTTGCTGTTCCGCGAGGCGCCGCTCCATGCCGGGCACATCCGCTCGATGGCGGCGGCGACCGAGAACGGCGCCATCGTCTTCCCGCCGGTGCCGGCCTTCTATGACCGACCGCAGACGCTGGACGACATGGTGAACCATACCATCGGACGGGTGCTCGACCTCTACGACATCGACGCTGGGCTGGTGCATCGCTGGAGCGGCCGGCCGCCGGAACGAACCGAGACGGCGTCAATCGCCGCCACATCCAACAACGCCTGA
- a CDS encoding tautomerase family protein codes for MPVLNISYPAGRLDAKTKSALAGKLTDVLIRMEGGANTPGGRGFAAVLFQEISEDDWWVGGKTDDTFVSPSGKFLVRVTIPEGYMNAAHKTEVHAWVTDAILEVTGSADHSGSNSIQVILDEVPEGNWGAGGRTISLESIAGTVGMSTSGSRFAWVRSYFEAKAMQLKLFGYPDDMGGVLPSVAAKSRKSEHAVG; via the coding sequence ATGCCCGTGCTAAACATTAGTTATCCCGCCGGCCGTCTCGACGCGAAGACCAAGTCGGCTCTTGCAGGCAAACTGACCGACGTCCTCATTCGGATGGAGGGCGGAGCAAATACCCCTGGCGGCCGTGGCTTCGCAGCCGTCCTGTTTCAGGAGATCTCCGAAGATGATTGGTGGGTCGGAGGGAAGACCGACGACACGTTCGTCTCGCCATCCGGAAAGTTTCTCGTTCGCGTCACGATACCAGAAGGCTATATGAATGCCGCACACAAGACGGAAGTTCACGCTTGGGTGACGGATGCGATCCTTGAAGTGACGGGGTCGGCAGATCATTCCGGTTCCAACAGCATCCAGGTGATTTTGGACGAGGTGCCCGAAGGCAATTGGGGTGCCGGCGGCCGGACGATTAGTCTCGAAAGCATCGCCGGCACCGTCGGCATGTCGACCAGCGGCAGCCGGTTCGCGTGGGTGCGTTCTTATTTTGAGGCGAAGGCGATGCAGCTCAAGCTATTCGGCTATCCGGACGACATGGGAGGAGTGCTTCCGTCCGTGGCTGCAAAGTCGCGAAAGTCGGAGCACGCAGTCGGCTAG
- a CDS encoding pirin family protein: protein MTRASSFNFHDYQAGRPGFGPIRVFGDEVFHGAGCGYNMHPHHNFVICAFVLQGELTHLNTAGAGVVDQLRQGDYYVFSAGSGGKHSELSVSPEDMNAIYIWLMPNQLYRPPAYHRAHFDYRRRRDCIEQLVGDGDGALPVPQDIRVSRLVTDAGKSFPYRLRSTAHGVYVFVLEGSVNLNGTELGRRDSSGIWDVEQVELTATADATDVMIVETLMIDDDKIKKWETEQAHH, encoded by the coding sequence GTGACGCGGGCGTCGAGCTTCAACTTTCATGACTACCAGGCCGGCCGTCCCGGATTTGGACCGATCCGCGTATTCGGCGACGAGGTCTTTCACGGCGCGGGTTGCGGCTACAACATGCACCCTCACCACAATTTCGTCATTTGCGCCTTCGTGTTGCAGGGCGAACTCACGCACCTCAACACCGCAGGAGCGGGAGTGGTCGATCAGCTCAGGCAGGGCGACTACTACGTCTTCTCGGCCGGTTCAGGCGGAAAGCACAGCGAGCTCAGCGTCAGCCCCGAAGACATGAATGCGATCTATATCTGGCTCATGCCCAATCAGCTTTATCGCCCGCCGGCCTATCACCGGGCTCATTTCGACTATCGCAGGCGACGCGACTGCATCGAGCAACTGGTCGGCGACGGCGATGGGGCGCTGCCGGTGCCGCAGGATATCCGCGTTTCGCGGCTGGTCACCGATGCCGGCAAGAGCTTTCCGTATCGTCTCAGATCCACGGCACATGGCGTCTACGTATTCGTGCTTGAAGGTTCGGTGAATCTCAACGGGACCGAACTCGGTCGCCGCGACAGCTCCGGTATCTGGGATGTGGAACAGGTCGAACTGACCGCGACTGCGGATGCGACCGACGTGATGATCGTCGAGACCCTGATGATCGACGATGACAAGATCAAAAAGTGGGAAACCGAACAGGCCCATCACTGA
- a CDS encoding MFS transporter, which yields MQNTSGEQASQGQLHALFAAYLGWTLDAFDFFIMVFVLREVAASFQVPVGDVATAITLTLACRAVGAIIFGRLADRFGRRPVLMLNVVCYALLEFCSGLAPTLTAFLILRALFGVAMGGEWGVASSLVMESVPEKWRGLASGVLQAGYPSGYLLASLLYLALPWLGWRGMFMVGILPAVLAFYVRRSVQESPAWQSFSAEDRKVGIWQVLRRSAGFASFAVVLMMALNFFAHGSQDLYPSEFLGAQHKLSTDMISAIMIVANIGGLIGGIAFGMLSQRIGRKWAMTLAVLLALPVLPFWASASTPLMLGFTAFLMLVCVQGAWGIVPAYLNELSPPSVRATFPGFVYQAGNFLAAANANIQIWIAGHFANNYGLTMALTAGVMAILVALLVASGPEPKGARMAAKPRGTAPKNDGTGILTASVL from the coding sequence ATGCAGAACACCAGTGGCGAGCAGGCATCACAGGGGCAGCTCCACGCTCTCTTTGCTGCCTACCTTGGATGGACCCTCGACGCCTTTGACTTTTTCATCATGGTGTTCGTGCTGCGCGAAGTCGCAGCATCCTTCCAGGTGCCGGTCGGGGACGTCGCGACCGCCATAACGCTCACGCTCGCCTGCCGCGCGGTCGGCGCGATCATCTTTGGCCGGCTTGCGGATCGCTTCGGCCGCCGCCCGGTCCTCATGCTCAACGTCGTGTGTTACGCGCTGCTCGAGTTCTGCTCGGGTCTCGCCCCCACACTCACGGCCTTTCTGATCCTGCGGGCGCTCTTTGGTGTGGCCATGGGCGGCGAGTGGGGAGTTGCCTCTTCGCTTGTCATGGAAAGCGTACCGGAAAAATGGCGCGGTCTCGCATCAGGCGTTCTCCAGGCCGGCTATCCCAGTGGTTACCTGCTCGCATCCCTGCTTTACCTCGCTCTGCCCTGGCTCGGCTGGCGTGGCATGTTCATGGTTGGAATCCTGCCGGCCGTTCTTGCGTTCTATGTCCGCCGCAGCGTGCAGGAAAGTCCGGCGTGGCAGAGTTTCTCAGCCGAAGACCGCAAGGTGGGTATCTGGCAGGTCTTGCGACGAAGTGCGGGATTCGCCAGCTTTGCCGTCGTGCTGATGATGGCCTTGAATTTCTTCGCCCACGGATCCCAGGACCTCTATCCGAGCGAATTTCTCGGCGCACAGCACAAACTGTCAACGGACATGATTTCGGCGATCATGATCGTCGCCAATATCGGCGGACTGATTGGCGGCATCGCGTTCGGAATGCTGTCGCAGCGGATTGGCCGGAAATGGGCCATGACGCTGGCGGTCCTGCTTGCATTGCCGGTTCTTCCTTTCTGGGCTTCGGCGTCGACACCGCTGATGCTGGGCTTCACCGCGTTCCTCATGTTGGTGTGCGTGCAGGGGGCGTGGGGCATCGTGCCCGCCTACCTCAACGAGCTCTCGCCCCCGTCAGTTCGGGCCACCTTCCCCGGCTTTGTCTATCAGGCAGGCAATTTCCTGGCGGCGGCGAATGCCAATATTCAGATCTGGATCGCCGGTCACTTCGCCAACAACTACGGCCTGACCATGGCCCTTACCGCTGGCGTCATGGCCATCCTCGTCGCCTTGCTGGTGGCATCAGGTCCTGAACCGAAGGGCGCGCGCATGGCTGCCAAGCCCCGCGGTACAGCCCCCAAGAATGACGGCACCGGCATTTTGACGGCTTCGGTCCTGTAG
- the mdlC gene encoding benzoylformate decarboxylase, with protein MATTIRDLTYDLLRRHGITTIFGNPGSNELPFLQDFPSDFRYILALHEGVAIGIADGYAQATGRTALVNLHSAAGTGNAMGGFANAWNAHSPLVVTAGQQIRAMIGIEPLLTNLDATTLPKPLVKWSYEPARAEDVPLAMSRALHLSSLPAPGPVYLSIPYDDWAKPAEPESLRLLDRAVSAAGALDAGAAAALAARLERSANPVIVLGPDVDAARTNQHAVRLAERLKAPVWIAPSAPRCPFPTTHPNFRGLLPASMAGISRLLEGHDLVLVAGAPVFRYHQYDPGPLLPAGAELIQITCDPDEAARAPMGDAIVGDVGLILAALADTVCEAERAAPQPREAPPRSAPGAAPLTSERVLDLMDDLAPRDAIYVNESTSTIEAMWERMRWEKPGSYYFGAAGGLGFAMPAAVGVQLAEPNRQVIAVIGDGSANYSVTALWTAAQNNVPVVFVIMRNGTYGALRWFASVLEAERVPGLDVPGIDFVAIATGYGMEAVRVDTDAAFAAAFARALKAGRPSLIEVATACHTA; from the coding sequence ATGGCGACCACCATCCGCGACCTGACCTACGACTTGCTCCGCCGTCACGGTATCACCACCATCTTCGGCAATCCCGGCTCAAACGAGCTGCCTTTCCTGCAGGACTTCCCGTCCGACTTCCGCTACATCCTCGCCCTGCACGAGGGCGTTGCCATCGGGATTGCCGACGGCTACGCGCAGGCCACGGGGCGCACCGCGCTGGTCAACCTCCACTCCGCCGCCGGCACTGGCAACGCCATGGGCGGCTTCGCGAATGCATGGAATGCGCATTCACCGCTGGTGGTGACCGCCGGCCAGCAGATCCGTGCCATGATCGGCATCGAGCCGCTGCTGACCAATCTCGACGCGACCACGCTGCCGAAGCCGCTGGTGAAATGGTCCTACGAGCCGGCGCGCGCCGAGGACGTGCCCCTCGCCATGAGCCGCGCTCTGCACCTGTCCAGCCTGCCTGCGCCCGGGCCGGTCTACCTATCCATCCCCTATGACGACTGGGCCAAGCCCGCCGAACCGGAATCGCTGCGGCTGCTGGACCGGGCTGTCTCCGCCGCGGGCGCTCTCGACGCCGGCGCGGCGGCCGCACTCGCCGCACGCCTCGAGCGTAGCGCCAATCCGGTCATCGTCCTCGGGCCGGATGTGGACGCGGCGCGGACGAACCAGCACGCGGTGCGTCTTGCCGAGCGGCTGAAGGCGCCGGTGTGGATCGCCCCCTCGGCGCCGCGCTGCCCCTTCCCCACCACCCATCCGAACTTCCGCGGCCTCCTGCCCGCCAGCATGGCCGGCATCTCCCGGCTGCTGGAGGGCCACGACCTGGTGCTGGTGGCCGGCGCGCCGGTGTTCCGCTATCACCAATATGATCCCGGCCCCCTGCTGCCGGCCGGCGCGGAGCTGATCCAGATCACCTGCGATCCCGACGAGGCCGCCCGCGCCCCCATGGGCGACGCGATCGTCGGCGACGTGGGCCTCATCCTTGCAGCGCTCGCCGACACAGTGTGCGAGGCAGAACGGGCGGCGCCGCAGCCGCGGGAGGCACCGCCACGGAGCGCGCCCGGCGCAGCCCCCCTCACCTCCGAGCGCGTCCTCGACCTCATGGACGACCTCGCCCCGCGCGATGCCATCTATGTGAATGAATCCACCTCGACGATCGAGGCGATGTGGGAGCGGATGCGCTGGGAGAAGCCGGGGAGCTACTATTTCGGCGCGGCGGGAGGCCTCGGCTTCGCCATGCCGGCCGCCGTAGGTGTCCAACTCGCCGAACCGAACCGGCAGGTGATCGCGGTCATCGGCGACGGCTCAGCCAATTACAGCGTCACCGCCTTGTGGACGGCGGCGCAGAACAACGTGCCGGTCGTGTTCGTCATCATGCGCAACGGCACCTACGGCGCCCTGCGATGGTTCGCCAGCGTGCTGGAGGCGGAGCGCGTGCCCGGCCTCGACGTGCCGGGCATCGACTTCGTCGCCATCGCGACGGGTTACGGGATGGAGGCGGTGCGAGTCGACACCGACGCCGCTTTCGCCGCCGCCTTCGCGCGCGCGCTCAAGGCCGGCAGGCCTTCCTTGATCGAGGTCGCCACCGCCTGTCACACGGCCTGA
- a CDS encoding FUSC family protein translates to MRQAHRAAARIGAWFDRIDPGTHRRIKGLRLVTAFGLAAMLATVPEIADGRGVMLGTLAAGFALWASVSEAQTTRYESARDLLLLCLAAGAGSASFAVFAIPLGAGWAELTLVSGSFCVGYLRRYGTLGAGIGSQIFIGQLLAYSAGTTVADLSTVALAVVLAILASVVPRMLSGPAEQPVIAAPLPQPEGATIFSEIVMGLQATIASLSIVVLGWAVGMTQSAWAITACTYVVANSTVGTIDRVRRRIGGTLIGVPLGLACLPIANHAPLLIWGAAAIAMIIYAMALPERYDIACGAYAFALVVTMAATGEYSFVTLAARAWETIVGGALGIAVVLSLSQLPSLLQHDKQK, encoded by the coding sequence ATGAGACAAGCTCATCGCGCCGCTGCCCGGATTGGCGCCTGGTTTGACCGGATTGATCCGGGCACGCATCGGCGCATCAAGGGCCTGCGTCTGGTGACCGCGTTCGGCCTGGCGGCGATGCTTGCGACCGTGCCCGAAATCGCCGATGGCCGTGGGGTCATGCTGGGGACGCTTGCCGCAGGTTTTGCGCTGTGGGCGAGCGTGTCGGAAGCTCAGACGACCCGATATGAATCAGCTCGCGATCTCTTGCTGCTGTGCCTCGCGGCGGGGGCCGGCTCCGCGAGCTTCGCCGTCTTTGCTATTCCTTTGGGGGCCGGCTGGGCAGAACTGACCCTGGTCTCGGGAAGCTTTTGCGTCGGTTACCTCAGGCGTTATGGCACCCTTGGCGCGGGCATCGGCTCGCAGATATTCATCGGTCAATTATTGGCCTACAGCGCCGGCACCACTGTTGCAGATCTGTCGACGGTCGCGTTGGCTGTCGTATTGGCGATACTGGCCTCTGTCGTGCCGCGCATGCTCAGCGGTCCCGCCGAACAACCAGTCATCGCTGCACCGCTTCCGCAGCCCGAGGGCGCTACGATCTTTTCAGAAATCGTGATGGGCCTGCAAGCCACCATCGCTTCACTTTCTATCGTCGTGCTTGGCTGGGCAGTGGGTATGACCCAGTCCGCCTGGGCGATCACCGCCTGCACTTATGTCGTGGCGAATTCGACGGTGGGAACGATCGATCGTGTCCGACGCCGGATCGGCGGAACCTTGATCGGCGTTCCGCTCGGTCTTGCCTGCCTGCCTATTGCCAATCATGCGCCCTTGTTGATTTGGGGCGCGGCTGCAATCGCGATGATCATCTATGCGATGGCGTTGCCCGAGCGTTATGACATTGCATGTGGCGCCTACGCCTTTGCGCTGGTCGTGACCATGGCTGCGACCGGCGAATACTCGTTTGTGACACTCGCTGCGCGAGCTTGGGAAACGATCGTCGGCGGTGCGCTCGGCATCGCCGTGGTCTTATCGTTGTCGCAGCTGCCAAGCCTGCTTCAGCATGATAAGCAGAAATGA
- a CDS encoding LysR family transcriptional regulator: MQYRHLYYFVEIIEAGSFSQAARTIHVAQPALSQQISELEVSLGVALLQRSARGIRPTYRREALRGSLLASPPV; the protein is encoded by the coding sequence ATGCAGTACCGTCACCTCTACTACTTCGTTGAAATTATCGAAGCGGGAAGCTTTTCTCAGGCCGCGCGGACAATCCACGTCGCCCAGCCCGCGCTCAGTCAGCAAATCTCCGAACTCGAGGTCTCGCTCGGCGTCGCGCTTCTCCAAAGAAGCGCGAGAGGAATTCGGCCAACCTACCGGCGAGAGGCTTTACGAGGAAGCCTCCTCGCTTCTCCGCCGGTTTGA